CTAACCGCCGCTACGGTTTTCGGCGCTCTTCCAGTTCCTTGCGCCACTTCGCCGCGTCGTCGGGCCGGTTCGTCGCCTCGCAAAGTTCGACGAGTCGCGCCGCGCCCTCGGTGAGCCGCGCCCGTGCCTCCGGCGGTACGGATCGCTCGCGCTGCTTCATGCCCTCGTATCCGGCGAGCAAAAACGGTTCGGCGTCGGTGTACTTCTTCTGACCCAGGAGCGCGCCACCGAGCATCGACCGCGTGGCGAACGTCCGCCAATCGTTGGGCTCTTTTTTCGCGCGAATCGCCAAGGCCTCGCGGAGCAGCGGCTCGGCTTCCGCCCACCGTTTGCGCTCCAGAAGAACCAGGCCGAGTTGGGCGAGTCGGCCGGCCAGTTGCGGACTGTCCGGGGATAACGTGCCGCGAATATCGGACAGTTGTTCCTGGAGCAAACGGGTGAACTTGGCGTCGTCTCCCACCTTCGCGTAGGCGTCCAGAAGGTGCGGGCCGATCCAGCGCAGTTCGGGGACCGACTTCGAGGCCCGGTGGGCTTCTTCCATGAGCACGATCGCGTCCGCCAGCCGGCCCGCGTCCCGGTAGCTCACGGCGAGGTTGGCCGCAGTGTTGAGCGCGTCGGCGTGGTCGCGCCCGAACTTCGCGGTCTTCAGCTTCAGGGCCTCCTCGAACAGGGGAACCGATTTATCGAACTGCCGCCCCAGCCAGTACGCCCGAGCGAGGTTGTGTAGTCCGAGGAGTGTTACGGAGTGCGTCGGGCCGTACCGGGCTTTCCGCAGCGCGTATGCTTCTTCAAAGAGCGGGAGCGCCAAAGAGAGCTTCCCGGCGTCCCGGTAGGCCGAGGCGAGGTTGTACTTGCACGTCTGCGCCAAGGGATGATCGGCATCGTGTTTGGCCTTCAACACGGCGAGTGCCGCTTCAAAGAGCGGGAGCGCGGCACCGAAGTTCCCGGCGTCGTGGTGCGCCCCGGCAAGGTTGATCGTGCTGCTGAGCGTGTCGGGGTGCTCGGGGCCGAGTTTGGCTTTGCGGCGCGTGAGCGTCTCTTCCAGCAGCGGCACCGCGGCTCGGAGCCGGCCCGCGTCCCGGTACACCATCGCGAGGTTGTTCGCGCAGGTGAGCGTGTGCAGGTGCTCGGGGCCGAGTTTGGCGCGCATGAGGCGGAACGTTTCTTCGTACATCGGCAAAGCGCGGCCGATCTCGCCAATGTCCAGATAGGACTTGGCGAGATTGGTCATGCAGGTCAGCGTGCGGGCCTCGTCGGGGCCGAGGCGAGCCTTCATGAGGGCGAGCGTCGTTTCAAACAAGGGCACGGCGCGGTCGAACCGTTCAACCGCCGCGTAGTCCGCAGCCAGGTTCGCCGTGCTGACGAGTGTGTCGGGGTGCTCCGGGCCGAGTGCCGCGGTGCGGAGCCGGAGCGTTTCCTCGTCGAGCGGCAGGGCGAGGTCGGGTCGGTCGGCCCAGAAGTACGCCTGGCCGAGGCCATTCATTGCGGCCAGGGTGTGGGCGTGGTCCCGGCCGAGAAGCATGGTCCGGAGCTGGACGGCGCGCTGCAAGAACTCGATGCCCTTTTTCGGCGCCCCGACGCTGCGGTAATTCATGCCGACGATCCAGCACAACTCGGCCTCGATCCGCGGGGCGAGATCCTTCCGCGCCCGCAACTTCGCCGCGGCCCGGTCCAACAGGTCGCGCAGGGTGGCGTCCTTGCTCAGCCCGTCCCGGTCGCTACCAAGAAGGTCTTGCCCCTCGACGCTCGTGAGGGCCAGGAAGTCGTCACGCACGAACCGGTTAATCGCTTCAGCGAAGTTCCGCTCCCGTTCCTCGTCGAGGCGCGCGGCGTGCTCTTTCTCGGCGGCATCGTTGGCCCGCTGCTCGTTGGTCTCGGCGGCGGCGCGCGCCCGGTCGGCCTCGATCGCCTGCCACTTCGCCGCGCCCAAGCCGGCCACCAGCGCGAGTAGAACCAGGCCGGCTGCGATTGCCGGCCCCTTGTTGCGCAGGAGGAACTTGCGGAGGCGGTACGCCGCCGAAGGCTGCTGCGCCTCGACCGGTTCGCCGGCCAGGAACCGTTCGACGTCACGGGCCAGGGCGCTGGCCGACTCGTACCGCCGGTCGCGCGCCTTCTCCAGGCACTTCATCACTACCCGGTCCAGGTCGCCCCGCAGTTGCGCGACCAGGCGCCGCGGGCGGGCTCGTGGTGGCGCGGCGGCAGTCACGCGCGCGGAGGGCTTCGCCGGCTCCTTCTCCTGGATCATCCGGAGGATTTCGCCCAGCCCCGCCCGCTGGAGATCGAGCGGCCGCAGCCCGGTGAGCAGTTCGTAAAGGACCGTGCCGAGTGAGTAGATGTCGGAGCGCGTGTCGATGTCGGCGCCCGGGCCGGCGGCTTGCTCCGGCGACATGTAGTCCAGCGTGCCGACCACGACGCCGTCCTGCGTGACGTGCAATTCCCCGGTCGCTTCGTCACCCACGGCCTTGGCGACGCCGAAGTCGATGACCTTCGGTACCGGTCTGCCGTCGACCGTGGCGACCAGGACGTTCGACGGCTTCAGGTCGCGGTGAACGACGCCCTTCTGGTGCGCGTGCTGAACCGCCCGGCAGACCGTTGCGAACAGTTCCAGGCGCCCGCGCACGTCCAGTCGCGCGCCCGCACAGTAGTCGGTGAGCGGGCGACCGGGGACCAGTTCCATGACGAAGAACGGGCGCCCGTCGCCGGTTTCGCCGCCGTCGAAGACGCGGGCGATGTTCGGGTGGTCCATCCGGGCCAGCGCCTGCCGCTCCGTCTCGAACCGGTGCAAAACCGACCGGCCGTTGAACCCGGCCCGGATCACCTTGACGGCAACGGCCCGGCGAAGCGGGGCGGTCTGATCGGCCGCCCAGACGGTGCCCATGCCACCTTCACCAACGATTTCGCGCAGGCAGTACCGACCGGCCAGCACGGTGCCGGCGGCGTCGATCGGTCCGGCCGCCCAGTTTTCGGCGCGCGACCCTTTGAGAACCAGCGACGGGCGATCCGTCAGTGCGTCCAGTTGTGCTTGGCAGGTCGAACAAGCGTCGATGTGGTTGGTCGCCGCCGCTAACGACGGCGCGTCCAGCCGGCCGGTCAGGAAGTTGCGAAGCCCCTGCTCCCCCAAACAGCCGGTCATGGCTCCTCCTCGGACGCGCGGACGAACTCCTGGAGCATGGCCTGCACCTTACTCTTGGCGACGAACACCGCCCCGACGTTCATGCCGAGTCGGTGAGCGGCTTCGGCCCCCTTCTGCCCCTCGACGGCGGTTAGAACGAACGCCTGCCAGGTGCGCCCCTCGACCCGCGCACGAACCTGTTCGTATGCCCGCTCCAGTAGCTCGTGATCGAAGGCGGCCAGGAGCCGCTGGTCCAAATCGTCGCGGGCCGCGACTCGGTCCAACACGTCGAGCGCCGCCGAACCACCGGCCCCGGCGCGGTCGCCGGCGCGGTAGAAGTCGCTCCAGGCGTGCCGCGCCAGCGTCTTGAGCCAAGCGCGGAACCGCTTGGACGGGTCGTAATAGAAGTCGCGCAGTTTTTGGGTGAGTTGTAGGAGGACGTTCTGAGTCACGTCGGCGGCGTCGGCTTCTTGCAATCCCCAGTGCCGGCACCAGGCGGCTATCTGCGGCCCGTAGCGCGCCACGAACTGGTCCCACGCCGCCGGGTCGTCCGGCGCCTGCTGCAGCCTGAAGAGTAGGCTGGCGCGCGTCCGCAGTTGAGAGCCTTCGCTGTCCGTCATATGGGGTTCAAACAGTGTAAGCGCGCGGCCCGGCAGGGACAATCCTCACAAAAAGCCGTACCGATTTTTCGTCGCACCGTTTCCCCCGCGCACCATTTGATTCGCGCTGCCACGGTCGTGCGGCTCTCTGCGATCGTTGCACGGCCCGAACTCACCTCGTCGACTGTTCAACGAGGTGTCCCAATGTTGGGCGCAAGATGTTTACCCGCGAGCCCGTTTTGCGGGTCGTGTGCCCGCGGCGGTAACGCTGGACGAATCCAATGTCTCGTCCGTAACCCCTTGATGGGGAGCCACATCCGGGAGATGTGATGCGGGCAATGAATCGTGGGTCAATGCACGCGCAACATGACCGACGTTCGCGCTTTGCGCCGGGCGCCGGATCGGTCATGCTGGGAGCAGTTCCAGGGGGACGGCCGATGTTGACCGAAGAGCGGTGGCTGGAGTTGGAAGACCCAGTGCGGATGGTTATGTTTCTGCAGTCACGCAGGACCGACAGGAAGCTCCAGTTATTTGCTTGCGGCGTTTGTCGAAAACTCGCAGCACTCGTGGGGACCGTGGAGTACCTTCTAGGACTGGACGCTGCGGAGCGTTATGCCGACGACGAGCGGGCAAAACCGGCCATGCAGCGGCGCCGGCAAGCCCTGACCCATCGCAAGAACTCGTTGAGCAGTAGCGACCCATCGGGGGAATACACCCCTCTGTTCCTGGCCGCGGTTGCGATCAGTGAGAGAGACTTCCTCAGCTTCCCAACGTGCCTCAGTAGCCTTCAGATTACCCGTCCGGGCGATCCAATAAGAATCGCTCTGCAGGCCGCGGGCCCGACCATCCGCGACATCTTCGGGAACCCGTTCCGTCCCGTCACCTTCCTCCACGAGTGGCGCACCTCCACAGCCGTTGCCCTCGCGTCCCAGATGTACGAGTCGCGCGACTTCGGTGCGATGCCCATTTTGGCCGACGCGCTCCAGGACGCGGGGTGCGACAGTGAGGATGTGCTGGCGCACTGTCGCGGTCCGGGGCCGCACGTGCGCGGATGCTGGGTGGTGGACCTCGTGCTGGGGAAGTCATAGAGCCAGCACGCGATCATCACGATAACGTATGATCAATCGATCGTACACGCGAGTTCAGTGTAGCGCCGGTTCGAGTGGGGCGCGAGTAGAGATCACCGAGCCGACGCCACGCGGACGCGAGCGAAACGGCGGCAAAAGTGCGCCACTCTTGGGTTCAGGCGATCGGGTGGAACGGGCTCCCGAAGATGTCGAATAGGCCTCCGCACTCGGTTGCGCGAATCTGCTTTGGTTGAGGGAAAGACGCCCCCTTCCCGGGAGGAGTCCCCAGGGCGTTGGCATTCCATTTCGTGCGCCCGTGTAAACGACTAGATTATCTGACAATCACGGCTTCGAGATAGCGAGTGGCCTGATGGTTGACGGGCGGCCCAGCGTCGGGTTCTGCTGGCCACCACTCAACTGCTGCACGCGCACAGCGGCGTAGTGCTCTAACTCGTTCAGGTGGACCACCCCGTCGCGGTTGAAGTCGGCCCGACCGCCCATCCCCTCGGTCAGCCCGAGCGTGTAGAACCCGGCCTTCGTCGCCGGGCTTTCCAGCGAGTACTCGCCGCCCAGCGACGACGCCAACACTACCACCCCGTAGTCGTCGGTCATCAGGTCCCGCACGAGGTTGTCGGTCTGGGCCGGCCGGATCTCGGTCACCGCGCCGGAGTGGCAGGCGTCGAGGATGGCGACCAGCCGGCCCGGCATGTCCTCCAGCCGGCTCTTCAACTCCTCCCCGGACAAGCACGTGCGCTCCATATCGGGGCCGACGTCCACCGGGATCAGGTAGAATTTCCCGGTGCCCTCGTCGCGCCCGCCGTGGCCGGAGAAAAACACGATGCCCACGTCCTTCGCGGTCATCTTCGCCTTCAGCCAGTCCAGCCCCTCGCGGATGTTCGTTTTGGTCCCCTGCTTGTCGGTCAGCACCTTCATCTCGATGGTGCCGAACACCGCCTTCGACCGCACCCGGAGCGTGTCGGTGAGCAGGATCGCGTCGGACGCCGCGTAGTTCAGTTTCATGCTACCGGGGTACGCGGACACCCCGACCGCCAGGACGTACAGATTGGGGAGCGGCTCCGCGCCGGCCCGGGTGACGACCGCCGGCGCGGAGCCGCCCTTACTCACCGGCGACTCGGCCAGCGCCACGAGTGTGTGGGTGCCCGGCCCCAGAGTGACTTCCCAGCTCGCCTCCGCTTTCGGTTGCTTGTCGAACCGCTTCACGCCCGCGGCCCCATCATACGGTCGCCCGTCCACGAGCAGGCGCATCGCGACGATCGGGTTCTTGGCACTGCCCTCGGCCGTCGCGCGGACCGTGATCGGCTTGTCGGTGGCGGCGACCGGCGCAGCGAGCGTGACGCCCGGCGGCAGCACGTCCGCCAACCCGGTCGCGGTGATCTGCTGCCGCTCGAACTTACTCACCATCGCGAGGCCCAGCCGCATGTCACCGGCCGGGATCAGGTACTTGATGAGCGCGGGCTGGTAGAGCGACGCGCGGAACCGCACCGCCGGGTGGACCGCCGGCAGCTTGGCGACACCCGCGCTCACCTGCCACGCGATGAGCCGCTCGCCGTACGGCGAGCACGCGTAGTACCCCTGCGGCGTCCACGCGATCCACTCGCGCGAAACGGCGAAGACCGACAGTACCGGGTCTTCGCGGTCCACCGCCCACACGCGGAGTACCTGGTCGGACGACCCGCTGACGAAGTGCCGACCGTCCGGCGCCGGGGCCAGCGCCGTCGTCAGCCCGCGGTCGCCGCGGTACTGGCGGATCAGCTTGCCGGTCTTCGTTTCCAGTAGGTACAGGTCGAACGACGCGCCGACGAGGACGCCCCGCCCGGGAAGGAGCGAGACGCTATAAATACGGTCGGCGCGCGACTTGTGCTGGTAGAGCGGCTTACCGTTCTCGAGGACCGTGAACTGGAAGAAGTTGTCCACGCGGACCGAGTAGGTGCCGTCGTCGCGGACGTGCCGCGCGTACGCGCCCGGTTCGGGAGCCGGGCCGGGCACGAACTCGTCGAGCCGGAGCGCCTGTTCCAGCGCGCACAGCCCGTCGGCCCCGGTCAGGTTGGTGTTGCCCCACGCGAGGGACTTCCCGTCCTTCCCCCACCCGACCGCCCAGAGCGACTTGCTGGCGGACTGGAACTTGCGGACGATCGCCCCGTCCCTTGTGCCCCATACGATGATTTCGTTGTTCTCGCCGCCGGCGGTCACGGCCCGCGCGCCGTCGGCCGACCGGTTCACGGCCATCACCGTGTTCGTGTGCTCTTTCACGACCACGGGTTGCCGGCCGGTTTCAACGTCGGTCACCCCGGCCCAGCCCTGGCGCGCGATGCCCCCGAAGACGAATTGCTTGTCGCCGGGCAGGAACCGCATGCGGACGATCTGGATCGGGCTCCTCCCGTCCTCCAGCGCCGGTGCCACCTTCGCGAGCGGCTTGCCGGCCGGGTCATAGGTGAGCACCTCGCCGTTCCCGCAGCCGATCGCGAGCGCGCTCCCGTCCGACGCCCAGTCGATCGTGTTCGCCCCCTGCTCTGCGAGTTTCAATCGGACCGTGGGACCGGTCCGATCGGAGAGCGCCCAGACCGTCACCTCGCTGTCGCGGCCCACCGCGGCCAGCACCGGCCGCTTCGGGTGGAACCGGATCTGCTTCACCTGCTTGGTGTGCGCGGGCACCTCGTACACCCACTTCCGCGCCGCGAGGTCGTACACTTGGAGGGTACCGTTGCCGCAGCCAACGGCGAGCAACCTCCCGTCCGGAGAGTACTCGAGCGCGTGAATGACGTCCGCCGCGCCACTGGCCGCGCCGAGCAACTCGCCGGTCTCAACCGCCAGCACGTAAAATGGGATGCCGGATCTGCCGCCGTTGAGCGGGAACCCACCGACCACGAGGTGCTTGCCGTTGGGCGACAGGGCCGCGCCGAACAGCGCGCCCTCGGTGTCCGGCCCGGCCGGCAGCCGGGCCGTGTACACGGCCGCGCCGCTGGGCACGTCCCACAGCCGCACCGACTTGTCCTCGGCCACCGAAATGACCCGGTTCCCGTCCGGGGTAAAGAACACGTGCCTGACGAACCCGGTGTGCCCGCCGGGGTCGAGGACGAGCATGGGGCGCCGGTCCCCGGGCGGCAGCGGTGGCAGTTCGGGTAGCGGCCCCTCCGGCTTGAACGACGCGGCGCGGGCGAACACGTCCCCGACCGGAGCCGGCGGCTCCGCTGGCGTTTTTGAGGCGCTCACCGGCTCGGGTTTCGGGTTGGGCTTCGGCGGGTCCGGGTTCAGTTTGGGCGATACAGGGTTCGCCTTCGCAGGCGGATCGGCCTGCGCGACCGGTTGCTTATCGGGGCTGCTGAACGCCAGCACCAGCGCGACCAAGCCGCCGACGAGTACCAGGGCGCCCGCGACCACGGCGGCGACGAGAGGTGCCTTCGACGCGCCCGCGTCCTTCCGCCTGTACTTCCCGGGCCGGCCGCCCTCGTCGCCTCGATCGCGACGCTTGATGATCTCCGCCGGTTTCAAGGCCGGCGGTTCCGCGTCCTCCAGCCCGGCGGTGAACTCGTGCCCGCATTTGGGGCACTCGACCTCGTGGTCACCGTCTTCGTCCACGGCGACGCGAACACGAGTGTCGCACTTCGGACAGCACGTCTTGATAATGGGCATTATGGGCTGCACCGGTTAAAGGTGGCGGAGGGCGTTGGGAAAAGGAGAGAGTGAGAGTGTACGAAACGGATACCGTGAATTTAGAAGTGTACCAGGATCGTCGCCGCCCGCCGTCCAGCCGTCAAGCGAATAAACAACGGCCGGCCCCGACGCAGGTGACAAAAGCGCGCCCGCATGTGCGCTAACAAGAACACACTCGTGCCCGTGAACGGCCTAAAGCGGTAGCGGCCCCGAAAGGGCCTCGCGAGATTCGATTGCCCGCAACGGCTTCCAGTCGAAAATGTGTTTCGGCGAACGGGCGTGTGCGCCCGCTTGCGCCGAGCGCCTAATCGGTCACGCGGGGAGAGGGTGACCGGTGACCGAATCGGAATAGTTGGTTGTGAGAGACCTGCCTGCAACGCAATCGACCTTGTCGGGCCGTGGGCACGCGACGGTGACCCACGCGCCGGGTCGCCGGGAGTGGGCCCGCGATGACGACGGGGACGGGATTCGCAAGGTCCATGACAACACGCTCGAAAGGCTGTGGGCGGCCTTGCGCACATTCGTCCGACCGTTCCGCGAGATCCGCAAGCACGACCTCCATCAGTACGTCGCCGTCTTCCAGTGGCGTACAACACGTGGCCGGCATGGTCCGCACCCTACTTGGGCTGCCCCGGCCCACCCCGACGGCCTCATGAGCCAAAGCCATTTATTTCTCGTTGTGTTCGACTGAGGGTTCGGCACCCTGCCGAACCCCAGTCTTCATAAGCCCCATCTGTGAAACCCGGCGCCTGCGCGGAGGCTGTCGGTCGCACACTCGGGAGGAATGATGCCCGGAGCCGACCTCCAGGACTCTTACCTGCCGAATCGGGCGACGGAAAGGAATAGCGCGACCCGCCGGATTATGGCATCGAGAGTCGTTTCGGCCCGGATGAATCGGGTCCGCTCCACTCATCTCACCCGACCGCCCGACCGATGCTGGTTCACCGTGACTCGAATTGTCGGCCCCGAAATACCCGTGCCCCTCACCGCCTCAACGATTGCCGGTGCATCATGACCTCGCCCCCGTCGGCTACACTCCTCACCCACCTAGCCCGTGCGTTTGCGTGGAATCTCGGGCGGGTTACCCCTTCGCAGGCCGAGGCCGAGCGGCTAGCAACCGCCGGGCTGACCGAGCCCGTCGTCCAGCGGTACGCGGCGTGGCGGCGCAGCTTGCTCCTCGTTGCGGCGGCCGTGTCTGCCGGTGCGTTCGCCCTGGCCGTCGTGGACACGGTCGCGGGCGGAATGGGCGAGTACACGGCCTTCGGAAAAGGGTTGGAGGTGGCGTGGCTGGTTGCCGCGGGCGCGCTACCGCTGGCCGCACTGGTCGGTGCCACGCGGTGGACCCGCCCCGAAGCGGGGGCCGCACTCCTCACCGGGGCGTGGGCCGCGGCGTTCCTCTTACCGTTCGTGTACGCATTGCTCCCGGTCGGCCTGATCTACCACGTTCAGCCCGTTACCCCCGAGTCCGTCACCAAACTTGCGGCCAAACCGATCTCACCCGCGACCGGCGCGCCTGCTGCCAAGGTCGTAGACGACGAAGAAGACGACGAGAGGCCCGAGTCCGAGCAAGTCCCGGTGGATCCGGCGGTGCTCGAGAAAGCCGTTGCGATGGAGGAAACTTTGGTCGAGTTCGTACTGTCCGGCGGCGGGTACCTGTTGCTCCTTCCGGCGGTGCTGTCGCTCATTCCCGGGGCCGTGAACGGGTGCCTGCGGGTAAAAACTCTGATGCCGGCGGCCCAGTTGCCGGGGTGGCTGCTGGTCACCGTTGCCCCGGCGTTCCTACTATTCTGGCTCGTTCTGCTGGCGGTAGCGAACCACGCCGCCCGCAGCCCGCTGCTCGTGTTCGGAGTGCTTCTGTGGGCCGGGAGCCCGGCGCTGTACTCGGTGTTCGGCCGGGCGCTCGTCCGCCCGCACCTGACCGACGCCGACGCCGCACGGATCGGCCGGGTGAAGCGGGTCGTCGGGCTCACCGGCCTCGCCGGTATCGCGCTCCTGGTTGCGTTCGCTCTGACCGGCAAAGTGGCCGGCTTACGGGTGGTCGGGTTCGATCGGGGAGCCGCCGTGTCCACCAAACTTGATGCCTTGGCAGACGATGATGAGATCGGTTTGGAAGACGTTCGGACCGCGATGGCCGAGTCGAAGTCGGTGGTCTACGCCTTCGATCTAGCGTCGTTCCGGCTGGTAATCGACTTCCTGGCCAAACTGCTCGTGGTGACGACAGTGTTCGCGGGCCTGGCGCTGCGGGCGACTCTTGCCGCTTGGCGGAATGACCGCTCGTTCCGGGGGAGTGGTAACACCGATTACGACACCACCGCGGCGGCCCTCGCCGCCCTGGAGTCTGTGGACAAGCCGTAATTGTAGCGGAAACGACGAGCAAATCACAGACGACCGTACCACAGTTGGGCGGCTGCGTGCGTCCGCGCAGCCCTTCCAGGTGCCGCATGCGAAAAGCATCACTGGCCATTCTTTGAGATCTGGGCTCTTATCGCGAGCACCCTCCGGGTGCCCGCGCCCTGGGCCGCCCGGACCCAACTGAGTTACCGTCCCGGTACGAAGCGTTGACGAACCCTTGAACCTCGTACCGTTAGGTTAGGATTGCGCCACACGTAGGGCCATTACCGCCGGGCGAGTCGGCCCATCTCGCGCCGCCGAAATACTTCGGCGGAAAGCTCGCCTCGGGCACCGGTTCCAGGGGCCGCGCGTCCGCGCCCACGGTGAACGTGCTCGGGTTGTACCGGTTCCCCAATCCCGGTGTCACGGGTCCGCGAGCCACTCAATAACTGCCCCGGTCGGGCGTGCCTTCTCCGTCGCGGGGCCGGCCCGGAACGTGCCGCTCAGTACCCACGCCATTGCGACCGCCTTGCCCGTCGTCGCGTCGAACACGCCCACCCCCTCACCGGTCGCGGTCGTGCGGATCGGGTACTTGGGGTCGCCGTCCCGGTCGTGAGCGGACTCCCACGTCCCCGCGTACCGCACCACGAGCACACCGTCCCCGGCCCGCGCCACCGTCGCGGTGACCTTCGCGACCGTCACGTCGCCCGGCTTCGGGCCGAAGATCGGGTCTGTCATCGGGCTCAGCGCCGGGGTAAAGTGGCGAACTATCGCTTCCGGGACCGACCACTCCGTCCCGACGCGCGCCCCACCCGGCGGGGCCAGTGCGGTCCATTCCTTGGCGCCCAGCCGGATGCTGTCCACGACCGGGGGGCCTTCTTGGCGCCCGTTCCGCAGCCCGATCACGCTCACCGCCAATCGCACCCCGCCCTCGGCTCCCACCCCGCGGCCCCGGTCGGCGAGTGTACCCGGTTTCGCCTTCACCACGCGCGCGGGCGCCGGACCCGCGGCTTTGGCTGCGTCGCTCAGCATCCCGAGCGTATCGGTCACCCAGCGTTTGGCGCCCTCGGCCGCGGACTCGGTGCCCTTCGCCCGGTGGTAGTGGAACCCGAGCACCCGGCCCTCGGGCGTAACGACCCACAGTCCCTGGGGCCACTGCTTCAGCAGCGCCCGGAAGAACTTGCCCTCGGCCGTGTCCGGCAAGCGGTCCGCGTTGAGCGTCACCGGTACGAACGATTCGGTGACGAGTTTTACGACCGCGGGGTCGTTCAGAGGGCCCGCACGGAGCCCGGCCGCGTACCCTCAGCACCGCTCCAGTGGAGTTCCGTCCCGGTCCCGACCACCGGCCAGCCACACCAGTATCGCGCGCTTCTCGTCCCGGGCCTCCTTGAGGGCCGCAACCGGGTCGTCGTGCCACGGGATCTCGCGCCACGCC
The Gemmata palustris DNA segment above includes these coding regions:
- a CDS encoding caspase family protein, which encodes MPIIKTCCPKCDTRVRVAVDEDGDHEVECPKCGHEFTAGLEDAEPPALKPAEIIKRRDRGDEGGRPGKYRRKDAGASKAPLVAAVVAGALVLVGGLVALVLAFSSPDKQPVAQADPPAKANPVSPKLNPDPPKPNPKPEPVSASKTPAEPPAPVGDVFARAASFKPEGPLPELPPLPPGDRRPMLVLDPGGHTGFVRHVFFTPDGNRVISVAEDKSVRLWDVPSGAAVYTARLPAGPDTEGALFGAALSPNGKHLVVGGFPLNGGRSGIPFYVLAVETGELLGAASGAADVIHALEYSPDGRLLAVGCGNGTLQVYDLAARKWVYEVPAHTKQVKQIRFHPKRPVLAAVGRDSEVTVWALSDRTGPTVRLKLAEQGANTIDWASDGSALAIGCGNGEVLTYDPAGKPLAKVAPALEDGRSPIQIVRMRFLPGDKQFVFGGIARQGWAGVTDVETGRQPVVVKEHTNTVMAVNRSADGARAVTAGGENNEIIVWGTRDGAIVRKFQSASKSLWAVGWGKDGKSLAWGNTNLTGADGLCALEQALRLDEFVPGPAPEPGAYARHVRDDGTYSVRVDNFFQFTVLENGKPLYQHKSRADRIYSVSLLPGRGVLVGASFDLYLLETKTGKLIRQYRGDRGLTTALAPAPDGRHFVSGSSDQVLRVWAVDREDPVLSVFAVSREWIAWTPQGYYACSPYGERLIAWQVSAGVAKLPAVHPAVRFRASLYQPALIKYLIPAGDMRLGLAMVSKFERQQITATGLADVLPPGVTLAAPVAATDKPITVRATAEGSAKNPIVAMRLLVDGRPYDGAAGVKRFDKQPKAEASWEVTLGPGTHTLVALAESPVSKGGSAPAVVTRAGAEPLPNLYVLAVGVSAYPGSMKLNYAASDAILLTDTLRVRSKAVFGTIEMKVLTDKQGTKTNIREGLDWLKAKMTAKDVGIVFFSGHGGRDEGTGKFYLIPVDVGPDMERTCLSGEELKSRLEDMPGRLVAILDACHSGAVTEIRPAQTDNLVRDLMTDDYGVVVLASSLGGEYSLESPATKAGFYTLGLTEGMGGRADFNRDGVVHLNELEHYAAVRVQQLSGGQQNPTLGRPSTIRPLAISKP
- a CDS encoding serine/threonine-protein kinase, whose protein sequence is MTGCLGEQGLRNFLTGRLDAPSLAAATNHIDACSTCQAQLDALTDRPSLVLKGSRAENWAAGPIDAAGTVLAGRYCLREIVGEGGMGTVWAADQTAPLRRAVAVKVIRAGFNGRSVLHRFETERQALARMDHPNIARVFDGGETGDGRPFFVMELVPGRPLTDYCAGARLDVRGRLELFATVCRAVQHAHQKGVVHRDLKPSNVLVATVDGRPVPKVIDFGVAKAVGDEATGELHVTQDGVVVGTLDYMSPEQAAGPGADIDTRSDIYSLGTVLYELLTGLRPLDLQRAGLGEILRMIQEKEPAKPSARVTAAAPPRARPRRLVAQLRGDLDRVVMKCLEKARDRRYESASALARDVERFLAGEPVEAQQPSAAYRLRKFLLRNKGPAIAAGLVLLALVAGLGAAKWQAIEADRARAAAETNEQRANDAAEKEHAARLDEERERNFAEAINRFVRDDFLALTSVEGQDLLGSDRDGLSKDATLRDLLDRAAAKLRARKDLAPRIEAELCWIVGMNYRSVGAPKKGIEFLQRAVQLRTMLLGRDHAHTLAAMNGLGQAYFWADRPDLALPLDEETLRLRTAALGPEHPDTLVSTANLAADYAAVERFDRAVPLFETTLALMKARLGPDEARTLTCMTNLAKSYLDIGEIGRALPMYEETFRLMRAKLGPEHLHTLTCANNLAMVYRDAGRLRAAVPLLEETLTRRKAKLGPEHPDTLSSTINLAGAHHDAGNFGAALPLFEAALAVLKAKHDADHPLAQTCKYNLASAYRDAGKLSLALPLFEEAYALRKARYGPTHSVTLLGLHNLARAYWLGRQFDKSVPLFEEALKLKTAKFGRDHADALNTAANLAVSYRDAGRLADAIVLMEEAHRASKSVPELRWIGPHLLDAYAKVGDDAKFTRLLQEQLSDIRGTLSPDSPQLAGRLAQLGLVLLERKRWAEAEPLLREALAIRAKKEPNDWRTFATRSMLGGALLGQKKYTDAEPFLLAGYEGMKQRERSVPPEARARLTEGAARLVELCEATNRPDDAAKWRKELEERRKP
- a CDS encoding RNA polymerase sigma factor, whose amino-acid sequence is MTDSEGSQLRTRASLLFRLQQAPDDPAAWDQFVARYGPQIAAWCRHWGLQEADAADVTQNVLLQLTQKLRDFYYDPSKRFRAWLKTLARHAWSDFYRAGDRAGAGGSAALDVLDRVAARDDLDQRLLAAFDHELLERAYEQVRARVEGRTWQAFVLTAVEGQKGAEAAHRLGMNVGAVFVAKSKVQAMLQEFVRASEEEP